One genomic region from Mycobacterium basiliense encodes:
- the stf0 gene encoding trehalose 2-sulfotransferase produces the protein MANSPSSYLVLASQRSGSTLLVESLRATGVAGEPQEFFQYLPATSQPPQPREWFAGVTDESILSLLDPLDEGKPDLAPAEIWRDYIRTVGRTPNGVWGGKLMWNQTSLLLDRASELPDRSGDGLLAAIHDVVGENPLLVYVYRPDVVSQAVSFWRAVQTRAWRGRPDPVRDARAIYHAGAIAHVVTMLRAQEKGWRTWFAEEGIEPMEIAYPVLWRNLTQLVGSILEALGLDARMAPAPVLERQANQRSDEWVDRYREDADREGLPT, from the coding sequence GTGGCAAATAGCCCGTCGTCATATCTGGTGCTGGCATCCCAGCGCAGCGGCAGCACGCTGTTGGTCGAATCGCTGCGCGCCACCGGCGTGGCCGGCGAGCCTCAGGAGTTCTTTCAATATCTGCCCGCCACCAGCCAACCCCCCCAACCGCGCGAGTGGTTTGCCGGCGTGACAGACGAGTCGATCCTGAGCCTGCTTGATCCCCTGGACGAGGGCAAGCCAGACCTCGCCCCAGCCGAAATCTGGCGCGACTACATTCGTACGGTCGGTCGTACACCCAACGGCGTATGGGGCGGCAAGTTGATGTGGAATCAGACCTCGCTTCTGCTTGACCGGGCGAGTGAATTGCCGGATCGATCCGGCGACGGGCTGCTGGCCGCAATCCACGATGTGGTCGGCGAAAATCCGCTTCTCGTCTATGTCTACCGCCCCGACGTGGTGTCGCAGGCGGTGTCATTCTGGCGTGCGGTCCAGACCCGAGCCTGGCGCGGCCGGCCCGATCCGGTCCGCGATGCACGTGCCATCTACCATGCCGGCGCGATCGCCCACGTGGTCACTATGCTGCGCGCCCAGGAAAAGGGTTGGCGCACCTGGTTCGCCGAGGAAGGCATCGAACCGATGGAGATTGCGTATCCGGTTTTGTGGCGCAATCTGACTCAACTGGTGGGCAGCATCCTCGAGGCGCTGGGGCTGGACGCGCGGATGGCTCCTGCACCGGTGTTGGAGCGACAAGCCAACCAACGCTCCGATGAGTGGGTCGACCGCTATCGCGAAGATGCCGACCGCGAAGGTCTGCCCACTTAA
- a CDS encoding MFS transporter, producing the protein MARTHRIVNWDPEDLLAWNTGNRAIARRNLIWSNVSAHVGFSIWYLWSVMVLFMPQSLYGFSTGDKLLLGATATLVGGLVRIPYAMAATRFGGRNWAVFSSSVLLIPTVGAVVLLANPGLPLWPYLVCAVLTGLGGGNYAASLTHAEAFYPQRLKGFALGLTGGLTNLGSATIQAVGLVVLATAGHQAPYLVCAVYLVLLAVAAVGAALFMDNLSHVIETAHVRSVLRIPDCWGIALLYLCCSGSFLGFAFAFGQVLQHNFVAAGQSHAQASLHAAEIAFTGPLLGSLSRIVGGKLGDRVGGGRVTLGALAAMIVAGGFLVAVSTHDDLTRGRDGPVTAATMMGYIVGFTALFVFCGAGKGSVFKLIPTVFRERSRWLDVDEAQRRHWERVMSGALIGFAGSLGGLGAMGINLVLRQSYVSAGTETPAFWIFLLCYIGGATLTWVRYVRPQGAASTTTPPLPAAAEVPAAM; encoded by the coding sequence ATGGCGCGTACGCATCGCATCGTGAACTGGGATCCCGAGGATTTGTTGGCCTGGAATACCGGTAATAGGGCCATCGCTCGGCGCAATCTGATCTGGTCGAATGTGTCCGCGCACGTTGGTTTTTCGATCTGGTACCTGTGGTCGGTAATGGTGCTGTTCATGCCGCAGTCGCTCTACGGATTTTCGACAGGGGACAAGCTGCTCCTGGGTGCTACCGCAACCCTGGTCGGCGGGCTGGTACGTATCCCGTATGCGATGGCTGCCACGAGGTTCGGCGGACGCAACTGGGCGGTTTTCTCGTCATCGGTGTTGTTGATCCCAACGGTCGGGGCTGTTGTCTTGCTGGCCAACCCGGGCCTGCCGCTGTGGCCGTATTTGGTGTGCGCGGTGCTGACCGGACTGGGCGGAGGCAATTACGCTGCATCGCTGACCCATGCGGAAGCTTTTTATCCGCAGCGGCTGAAGGGCTTTGCGCTTGGGCTCACCGGCGGGCTGACCAATCTAGGGTCGGCAACCATCCAGGCGGTGGGGCTGGTTGTGTTGGCCACCGCCGGTCACCAAGCGCCCTACCTGGTGTGCGCGGTGTACCTGGTGCTTCTTGCGGTTGCCGCTGTGGGTGCCGCGCTGTTCATGGACAACCTGAGCCACGTCATCGAAACTGCGCATGTGCGGTCGGTGCTTCGCATACCAGATTGCTGGGGAATCGCGTTGCTCTACCTGTGTTGTTCGGGGTCCTTCCTGGGATTCGCCTTCGCATTCGGCCAAGTGCTGCAACACAATTTCGTTGCCGCTGGCCAGAGCCATGCACAGGCGTCGCTACATGCCGCGGAGATCGCCTTCACCGGCCCGCTGCTGGGGTCGCTGTCGCGCATCGTCGGCGGCAAGTTGGGCGATCGGGTAGGTGGCGGCCGTGTCACTCTGGGTGCGTTGGCCGCCATGATCGTCGCCGGCGGATTTCTGGTTGCGGTGAGCACGCACGACGACCTCACCCGCGGCCGCGACGGCCCTGTGACGGCCGCCACGATGATGGGCTACATCGTCGGGTTCACCGCGTTGTTTGTTTTCTGCGGAGCGGGTAAGGGGTCGGTGTTCAAGTTGATCCCGACGGTCTTCCGAGAGCGCAGCCGCTGGCTGGACGTTGACGAGGCCCAACGGCGTCACTGGGAGCGGGTGATGTCGGGGGCGTTGATCGGGTTCGCCGGCTCGCTCGGCGGCCTCGGCGCAATGGGAATCAACCTGGTACTGCGGCAGTCCTACGTCAGTGCGGGCACCGAAACGCCGGCGTTCTGGATCTTCCTGCTGTGCTACATCGGCGGTGCCACCCTGACCTGGGTCCGTTACGTGCGCCCGCAGGGGGCGGCGTCAACGACCACGCCGCCGTTGCCGGCCGCGGCGGAGGTCCCGGCCGCAATGTGA
- a CDS encoding PE family protein: MSYVFVAPEVATAAASELAGIGAAIDTANAAAALPTTGMIAAAGDEVSTAIAAMFGQYAQAYQAISAQASTFHTQFVQAINAGAVSYAAAEAANTSPLQAIQDMALTAINAPAQSVFGRPLIGNGADATMPGGNGGAGGILWGNGGAGAAGAAGQAGGNGGAAGFIGNGGTGGAGGAGAIGGVGGAGGMLFGNGGAGGNGGDAIVVGGTGGNGGAGGNAGLFGAGGAGGHGGQGAPGSDGVNPGPITPPNGNANAGTEGSTSPDPGVAGGEGGSGDSTTAIGVVGGDGGAGGDGSPGGTTGTGFLSGGTGGAGGNAGDGGTGAQGGTGGNGGNGGAGASGGFATPGGTGGDGGNGGTGGDGAPGGDGGDGGTGGKGGSADKTGFAGAGAAGGTGGNGGDGGLGAAGGNGGNGGNGGNGGSGGTSTASPGDGGAGGNGGHGGTGANGQAGGSGGQGGAGGSGGLLAGDGGAGGAGGSGARGGAAAFGADGGAAGDGGNAGGISIGKIPPRGDGGAGGIGGVGGDGGTGGAGGVGGQGGAGGSAGLLAGNGGAGGIGGLGGNGGLGGEGAQGGHGGNGGAAANSSRLQGVIGDGGTGGNGGDGGDGGAGGAGGAGGSGSLLGAAGSAGSNAAGGAGGTGGLRGDGGAAGPTGRAGTGSAGGEGIDGLDGNPGNPGGV, encoded by the coding sequence ATGTCGTATGTATTCGTAGCGCCAGAGGTAGCGACCGCAGCAGCCTCGGAACTGGCAGGGATTGGTGCGGCCATCGACACCGCCAACGCCGCGGCAGCGCTGCCGACGACGGGAATGATTGCCGCCGCAGGCGATGAGGTGTCAACCGCCATCGCGGCGATGTTCGGTCAGTATGCCCAGGCATATCAAGCGATCAGCGCGCAGGCATCAACATTTCACACCCAGTTCGTCCAAGCCATCAACGCCGGTGCGGTCTCCTATGCCGCCGCCGAAGCCGCCAACACCTCACCGTTGCAAGCCATCCAGGACATGGCGCTGACCGCGATCAATGCACCCGCCCAGTCGGTGTTCGGCCGCCCGCTGATCGGCAACGGCGCCGATGCCACGATGCCCGGTGGTAACGGCGGGGCCGGCGGAATCCTCTGGGGCAACGGCGGGGCCGGGGCGGCCGGCGCGGCCGGGCAGGCCGGCGGTAACGGCGGCGCCGCCGGATTCATCGGCAACGGAGGGACCGGGGGGGCCGGAGGCGCGGGTGCTATCGGCGGGGTCGGCGGCGCCGGCGGGATGTTGTTCGGCAACGGCGGCGCCGGGGGTAACGGCGGGGACGCGATCGTGGTCGGCGGGACCGGCGGCAACGGCGGGGCCGGGGGCAACGCCGGGCTGTTCGGCGCCGGCGGAGCAGGTGGACACGGCGGGCAAGGGGCACCGGGTTCCGATGGAGTGAATCCGGGGCCAATTACCCCCCCGAATGGCAATGCGAATGCGGGTACCGAAGGTTCGACGTCCCCAGACCCGGGCGTAGCCGGCGGCGAGGGCGGTTCGGGTGATTCCACCACCGCGATCGGCGTGGTAGGCGGCGATGGCGGAGCCGGCGGCGACGGCTCCCCCGGCGGCACAACCGGTACCGGGTTCCTCAGCGGCGGTACTGGGGGTGCCGGCGGCAACGCTGGCGACGGCGGCACGGGCGCGCAAGGCGGTACGGGCGGTAACGGCGGCAACGGCGGTGCGGGCGCTTCCGGCGGCTTCGCTACACCGGGAGGCACAGGCGGCGACGGCGGCAACGGTGGTACCGGCGGTGACGGCGCACCGGGCGGCGATGGCGGCGACGGTGGCACCGGAGGCAAGGGCGGCAGCGCTGACAAGACTGGTTTCGCCGGAGCCGGGGCCGCTGGCGGTACGGGCGGCAACGGCGGTGACGGCGGTCTCGGCGCGGCGGGTGGCAACGGCGGCAACGGCGGCAACGGCGGCAACGGCGGCAGCGGCGGCACGAGCACGGCCAGCCCCGGCGATGGCGGCGCCGGCGGTAACGGCGGGCATGGCGGTACCGGCGCCAACGGACAAGCGGGCGGTAGCGGTGGCCAGGGCGGCGCCGGCGGTAGTGGTGGATTGTTGGCCGGCGATGGCGGCGCCGGCGGTGCCGGCGGCTCAGGGGCTCGCGGCGGAGCGGCCGCATTTGGAGCTGATGGTGGTGCTGCGGGCGATGGCGGGAACGCCGGCGGCATTTCCATCGGAAAGATTCCCCCGCGTGGCGACGGCGGCGCCGGTGGCATCGGTGGTGTCGGCGGCGACGGCGGCACGGGTGGGGCCGGCGGCGTTGGGGGCCAGGGCGGTGCCGGCGGTAGCGCAGGGCTGCTGGCCGGCAATGGTGGAGCCGGCGGGATCGGCGGCCTCGGCGGGAACGGCGGGTTGGGGGGCGAGGGCGCGCAGGGCGGCCACGGTGGCAATGGCGGCGCGGCCGCGAACTCGAGCCGCCTGCAGGGCGTCATTGGCGATGGTGGGACCGGCGGCAATGGCGGCGACGGCGGTGATGGCGGTGCCGGCGGTGCGGGTGGCGCGGGCGGTTCAGGCAGCCTGCTGGGCGCCGCCGGTAGCGCCGGCAGCAACGCCGCCGGCGGGGCCGGTGGCACCGGCGGCCTGCGCGGAGACGGCGGCGCCGCCGGACCCACCGGACGTGCGGGCACCGGCAGCGCCGGCGGCGAAGGCATAGACGGCCTCGACGGAAACCCCGGCAATCCTGGCGGGGTCTGA